A portion of the Leifsonia sp. EB41 genome contains these proteins:
- the argG gene encoding argininosuccinate synthase, with the protein MSKVLSSLPVGERVGIAFSGGLDTSCAVAWMREKGAIPCSYTADIGQYDEPNIDEVPGRAKEYGAEVARLVDAKRALVEEGLIALQCGAFHIRSGGKTYFNTTPLGRAVTGVMLVRAMMDDDVEIWGDGSTYKGNDIERFYRYGLIANPRLRIYKPWLDAAFVEELGGRKEMSEWLVARGFPYRDATEKAYSTDANIWGATHEAKRLEELNAGLDIVDPIMGVAAWREDVEVAPETVTVRFEAGRPVALNGVEFADPVALVLEANAIGGRHGLGASDQIENRIIEAKSRGIYEAPGMALLYIAYERLLNAIHNEDTVANYHNEGRRLGRLMYEGRWLDPQSLMLRESLQRWVGSAITGEVTLRLRRGDDYTILDTTGPSLSYHPDKLSMERVGNAAFGPSDRIGQLTMRNLDIADSRSRLEQYAASGLIGGPTGELVGELEEGSARSILELDVSGPDDAMSREIDASSEGAAFDSGTD; encoded by the coding sequence GTGTCCAAAGTCTTGAGCAGTCTTCCGGTCGGTGAGCGAGTCGGCATCGCGTTCTCGGGGGGTCTCGACACCTCCTGCGCGGTCGCCTGGATGCGCGAGAAGGGTGCGATCCCCTGCTCCTACACGGCGGACATCGGTCAGTACGACGAGCCGAACATCGACGAGGTGCCCGGCCGCGCGAAGGAGTACGGCGCGGAGGTGGCCCGGCTGGTCGACGCCAAGCGCGCGCTGGTCGAGGAGGGCCTGATCGCGCTGCAGTGCGGCGCCTTCCACATCCGCTCCGGCGGCAAGACCTACTTCAACACCACGCCGCTCGGCCGCGCGGTCACCGGCGTCATGCTGGTGCGCGCCATGATGGACGACGACGTCGAGATCTGGGGCGACGGCTCCACCTACAAGGGCAACGACATCGAGCGGTTCTACCGCTACGGCCTCATCGCCAACCCCCGCCTGCGCATCTACAAGCCGTGGCTGGACGCCGCGTTCGTGGAGGAGCTCGGCGGCCGCAAAGAAATGAGCGAGTGGCTCGTCGCCCGCGGCTTCCCGTACCGCGACGCCACGGAGAAGGCTTACTCCACCGACGCCAACATCTGGGGCGCCACCCACGAGGCCAAGCGCCTGGAGGAGCTGAACGCCGGGCTCGACATCGTCGACCCGATCATGGGCGTCGCCGCCTGGCGCGAAGACGTGGAGGTCGCCCCCGAGACCGTGACCGTCCGCTTCGAGGCGGGCCGCCCTGTCGCGCTCAACGGCGTGGAGTTCGCCGACCCGGTTGCGCTCGTGCTGGAGGCCAACGCGATCGGCGGCCGCCACGGGCTCGGCGCGTCCGACCAGATCGAGAACCGCATCATCGAGGCCAAGAGCCGCGGCATCTACGAGGCGCCCGGCATGGCGCTCCTCTACATCGCCTACGAGCGCCTGCTCAACGCGATCCACAACGAGGACACCGTCGCCAACTACCACAACGAGGGCCGCCGCCTCGGCCGCCTCATGTACGAGGGCCGCTGGCTCGACCCGCAGTCGCTCATGCTGCGGGAGTCCCTGCAGCGCTGGGTGGGCTCGGCGATCACCGGCGAAGTGACCCTGCGCCTGCGCCGCGGCGACGACTACACGATCCTCGACACGACGGGCCCGTCGCTCAGCTACCACCCCGACAAGCTCTCGATGGAGCGCGTCGGCAACGCCGCCTTCGGCCCGTCCGACCGCATCGGCCAGCTCACCATGCGCAACCTCGACATCGCCGACTCGCGCTCGCGCCTCGAGCAGTACGCGGCCTCCGGGCTCATCGGCGGCCCGACCGGCGAGCTCGTCGGCGAGCTGGAGGAGGGCAGCGCCCGCTCGATCCTGGAGCTCGACGTCAGCGGGCCTGACGACGCGATGTCACGCGAGATCGATGCGTCCTCCGAGGGCGCCGCGTTCGACTCCGGGACCGACTGA
- a CDS encoding MarR family winged helix-turn-helix transcriptional regulator, translating to MSEEATPGGPGRVDQARNHEPRNHEQGEHEPDKWPLGRLLGAASRAVERAWYEALEARGLTHAGLIALHFLELGFDSQTDLARFAQVEAQTMSRTVDRLEREGLVIRLPDPADRRRHIVSITERGHAAFEAVRGLEDEVFPTVDDPDALRAALIQIVSAAPARQQR from the coding sequence ATGTCGGAGGAGGCGACGCCAGGCGGACCCGGTCGGGTCGACCAGGCGCGCAACCACGAGCCACGCAACCACGAGCAGGGCGAGCACGAGCCGGACAAGTGGCCGCTCGGTCGCCTGCTCGGCGCCGCCTCCCGCGCCGTCGAGCGCGCCTGGTACGAGGCACTGGAGGCCCGCGGCCTGACCCACGCCGGCCTGATCGCTCTCCATTTCCTGGAGCTCGGCTTCGACTCGCAGACCGACCTCGCCCGCTTCGCGCAGGTGGAGGCGCAGACCATGTCCCGCACGGTCGACCGGCTGGAGCGCGAGGGCCTGGTCATCCGGCTCCCCGACCCCGCCGACCGGCGCAGGCACATCGTGTCCATCACCGAGCGCGGTCACGCCGCCTTCGAGGCGGTGCGCGGCCTGGAGGACGAGGTCTTCCCGACGGTCGACGACCCGGACGCGCTGAGGGCCGCGCTGATCCAGATCGTCAGCGCGGCCCCCGCGCGTCAGCAGCGCTGA
- a CDS encoding LuxR C-terminal-related transcriptional regulator, producing MTITTTSDASLVDGRLEGEPPRLPRLSRYTVDRPALAARLDRALREQATVVRAPAGYGKTSLVRKWLEGSGGAARAAAGWIDLELLTGEVRGFWDAVRTEFDPHGADDRWDTDPVAAAQDTIAGYPGTVVLVLDGYTRRWDGLLSSELVQTLRRTPNLHLMVLTRCLTSFEAPGLAAVLDLVVVQNDDLAFDRAELDEVVRVLGLDVERRILDHVLRQSRGWPLAARAMVRIFDDPRSALAEPVAVRALEDIGATVVSELLAAAPVGDDGRLGLQRAAVAPYLSPHIVERIGADEAERDVLGDAEAAGLGIWTYARGQGRLVYELLDPVRVALRSQLDATAPGEGERLAGELLDVLEANGDSLAALRQALRANDLAAAETIIARNWTSSFTDDAMDYLEVLGGVELAAIRSSAILLTVTGLLREIAGRDAAGALDYYQAAAEPQAFRGRRLEPVRGYWTDLASMIALRKVGRLANAEDFLGPLSTPDPGVSVPPIAWLEMGLTQLRLGRELEAVTSFERAAISVSDDPDLYVFASGAAALAHALHGELDRAKAVADRLDSHRYDDRPLGPRAFAPLAIARQLIATELHALADGDAVAGEVSSWPPSPAVDVGELHSYSAYAAAVRALAAGELEEAQQVIDGELLSKGTHTPSNTESARFVALSADLLMSQGNLVAAQKLIKAFPDGTNALRPVAARLLLMFREYRSAQLLAETVLAESPGPRTRVEMLLVQSEALYRLKSARAATIRLNARQLAEANGLLTPFVLTIEGQVAPLTSAAAAGCEDVDAALSRIKPLFSETAMAAQLTQRERIVLDRLQSTASLEYIARSLVVSINTVKTQTRSIYRKLGANSREEAVRVAYDLGLLRPRLPIGRNRYEGDDRIA from the coding sequence ATGACGATCACGACCACATCCGACGCGTCGCTCGTGGACGGCCGCCTCGAGGGCGAGCCGCCACGGCTGCCGCGGCTCTCGCGCTACACCGTCGATCGGCCGGCGCTGGCCGCCCGCCTCGACCGCGCGCTGCGGGAGCAGGCCACGGTGGTGCGCGCTCCGGCCGGCTACGGCAAGACGTCCCTCGTCCGCAAGTGGCTCGAGGGCTCCGGCGGCGCGGCGCGGGCCGCGGCCGGCTGGATCGACCTCGAGCTCCTGACCGGTGAGGTCAGGGGCTTCTGGGACGCCGTCCGCACCGAGTTCGACCCCCACGGGGCGGACGACCGGTGGGACACCGACCCGGTCGCCGCGGCGCAGGACACAATCGCGGGGTATCCCGGCACCGTCGTTCTCGTCCTCGACGGATACACCCGGCGCTGGGACGGTCTGCTGTCGTCCGAGCTCGTCCAGACGCTGCGCCGGACTCCGAACCTGCACCTGATGGTGCTCACGCGGTGCCTGACCTCCTTCGAGGCTCCGGGCCTGGCGGCCGTCCTCGACCTGGTGGTCGTGCAGAACGACGACCTGGCCTTCGACCGGGCGGAGCTCGACGAGGTGGTGCGCGTGCTCGGCCTCGACGTCGAGCGGCGCATCCTCGACCACGTGCTCCGGCAGAGCCGCGGCTGGCCACTGGCCGCCCGCGCGATGGTCCGGATCTTCGACGACCCGCGCTCCGCGCTCGCCGAGCCCGTCGCCGTGCGTGCGCTCGAAGACATCGGCGCGACGGTGGTCTCCGAGCTGCTGGCCGCTGCCCCGGTCGGCGACGACGGCCGTCTCGGCCTCCAGCGCGCGGCCGTCGCCCCCTACCTGTCGCCGCACATCGTCGAGCGCATCGGCGCCGACGAGGCGGAGCGCGACGTCCTCGGCGACGCAGAGGCCGCCGGCCTCGGCATCTGGACGTACGCGCGCGGACAGGGTCGCCTGGTCTACGAGCTGCTCGACCCGGTGCGCGTGGCGCTGCGCTCGCAGCTCGACGCGACGGCGCCGGGCGAGGGCGAGCGACTCGCCGGCGAGCTCCTCGACGTGCTGGAGGCGAACGGGGACTCCCTCGCCGCGCTCCGTCAGGCGCTGCGGGCGAACGACCTCGCCGCTGCCGAGACGATCATCGCCCGCAACTGGACCTCCTCGTTCACGGACGACGCCATGGACTACCTGGAGGTCCTCGGCGGGGTGGAGCTCGCCGCGATCCGGTCCTCGGCCATCCTCCTGACGGTCACCGGACTGCTCCGCGAGATCGCCGGGCGGGACGCGGCGGGCGCGCTCGACTACTATCAGGCCGCCGCGGAGCCGCAGGCCTTTCGCGGCAGACGGCTGGAACCGGTGCGGGGGTACTGGACGGACCTCGCGAGCATGATCGCCCTCCGCAAGGTCGGGCGGCTCGCAAACGCCGAGGACTTCCTCGGCCCGCTCTCGACACCGGACCCCGGCGTCTCCGTCCCGCCGATCGCATGGCTCGAGATGGGCCTCACGCAGCTCCGTCTCGGCCGGGAGCTGGAGGCCGTGACCTCGTTCGAGCGCGCCGCGATCAGCGTCTCGGACGACCCGGACCTGTACGTCTTCGCGTCAGGGGCCGCGGCGCTGGCGCACGCCCTGCACGGCGAGCTGGACCGGGCGAAGGCGGTCGCCGATCGCCTCGACTCGCACCGCTACGACGACCGGCCGCTCGGGCCGCGGGCGTTCGCGCCGCTGGCGATCGCGCGGCAGCTCATCGCGACCGAGCTGCACGCGCTCGCCGACGGCGACGCAGTTGCGGGCGAGGTCTCGTCGTGGCCGCCCAGCCCGGCCGTCGACGTCGGCGAGCTGCACAGCTACTCCGCCTACGCGGCCGCCGTGCGCGCGCTCGCGGCGGGGGAGCTGGAGGAGGCCCAGCAGGTCATCGACGGCGAGCTTCTCAGCAAGGGCACGCACACGCCGAGCAACACCGAGAGCGCCCGCTTCGTCGCCCTGAGCGCCGACCTGCTCATGTCGCAGGGCAATCTGGTCGCCGCGCAGAAGCTCATCAAGGCCTTCCCGGACGGCACGAACGCGCTGCGCCCGGTGGCGGCGCGACTGCTGCTGATGTTCCGCGAGTACCGGAGCGCTCAGCTCCTGGCGGAGACGGTGCTGGCGGAGAGCCCAGGACCGCGGACCCGAGTGGAGATGCTGCTCGTCCAGTCGGAGGCGCTGTACCGGCTGAAGAGCGCGCGGGCGGCGACGATCCGGCTGAACGCGCGACAGCTCGCGGAGGCGAACGGCCTCCTCACACCGTTCGTCCTGACGATCGAGGGTCAGGTGGCGCCGCTGACCTCGGCCGCCGCCGCGGGCTGCGAGGACGTCGACGCGGCCCTGTCGCGGATCAAGCCGCTGTTCTCGGAGACGGCGATGGCCGCGCAGCTCACCCAGCGGGAGCGGATCGTGCTCGACCGGCTGCAGTCCACAGCCAGCCTCGAGTACATCGCCCGCTCGCTGGTCGTCTCGATCAACACGGTGAAGACGCAGACCCGCAGCATCTACCGCAAGCTCGGCGCCAACTCCCGCGAGGAGGCTGTGCGGGTGGCATACGACCTGGGGTTGCTGCGCCCACGCCTGCCGATCGGTCGGAACCGCTACGAGGGCGACGACCGGATCGCCTGA
- a CDS encoding serine/threonine-protein kinase: MLPDTLLLDRYELRDRLGRGGMGTVYRAFDRQLERFVAVKVFAAGEASDDARRRAEATALARVSHPNLVTLLDAHLSPEGDPSPSFLVLELVDGEDLRSRLDRGPVPPEEAAAITGGIAEALVVVHGAGMIHRDLKPANILLGDSGVPGGMPHAKLADFGIAHLLGTERLTTVGTIIGTAGYLSPEQADIAEPGPAADIYALGLVALEALTGVTEYPGTPLEAVTARLARDPRIPASLPEDWRGLLGAMTARDPGLRPTALEVAVMTRELAPQLAGWTLPVEDVPGELEPTAAMPVAELGGGALVGATESSPRRSARAGESESRRRRVLVGAIAGGSVAIVALALTLGSVLAPAFTEPTPPGSDNSPRPTPTVTGPAQTVAPVATTTPQPAAPAPAPPAPAPNPGTGNSGNGNGNGNGNGHGNGNGHGKGGG; the protein is encoded by the coding sequence GTGCTTCCCGACACGCTCCTCCTCGATCGCTACGAACTCCGCGATCGGCTCGGGCGCGGCGGGATGGGGACCGTGTACCGCGCGTTCGACCGCCAGCTGGAGCGCTTCGTCGCGGTCAAGGTGTTCGCCGCAGGGGAGGCCAGCGACGACGCCCGCCGGCGCGCGGAGGCAACGGCGCTCGCCCGGGTCTCGCACCCGAACCTCGTCACGCTGCTCGACGCGCACCTCTCGCCCGAGGGCGACCCGTCCCCGAGCTTCCTCGTCCTGGAGCTGGTCGACGGCGAAGACCTCCGCTCGCGGCTCGACCGCGGACCGGTGCCGCCCGAGGAGGCCGCGGCCATCACCGGAGGCATCGCGGAGGCGCTGGTCGTCGTCCACGGCGCCGGCATGATCCACCGCGACCTCAAGCCGGCGAACATCCTGCTCGGCGACTCCGGTGTGCCGGGTGGGATGCCGCACGCGAAGCTCGCCGATTTCGGGATCGCACACCTCCTCGGCACGGAACGCCTGACCACGGTGGGCACGATCATCGGCACCGCCGGGTACCTCAGCCCGGAGCAGGCGGACATCGCCGAGCCCGGGCCGGCGGCCGACATCTACGCGCTCGGCCTTGTGGCGCTGGAGGCCCTCACCGGGGTGACCGAGTACCCGGGGACCCCGCTGGAGGCCGTGACGGCGCGCCTCGCCCGCGACCCGCGCATCCCCGCGTCGCTGCCGGAGGACTGGCGCGGCCTGCTCGGCGCGATGACCGCTCGGGACCCGGGCCTCCGCCCGACGGCGCTCGAGGTGGCGGTCATGACCCGGGAGCTCGCCCCGCAGCTCGCCGGGTGGACGCTGCCCGTGGAGGACGTGCCGGGCGAGCTCGAGCCGACTGCCGCGATGCCTGTGGCCGAGCTGGGCGGAGGGGCACTGGTGGGCGCCACCGAGTCCTCGCCACGGCGGTCGGCCAGGGCCGGCGAGAGCGAGTCGCGGCGACGCCGGGTCCTCGTGGGCGCGATCGCGGGTGGAAGCGTTGCGATCGTGGCGCTGGCGCTGACCCTCGGCAGTGTGCTCGCCCCGGCGTTCACCGAGCCGACGCCGCCCGGGTCGGACAACTCCCCACGGCCGACTCCGACCGTCACGGGCCCGGCGCAGACCGTCGCACCCGTGGCGACGACGACCCCCCAGCCCGCCGCCCCGGCGCCCGCGCCGCCGGCCCCGGCCCCGAACCCGGGTACCGGCAACAGTGGGAACGGCAACGGCAACGGCAACGGGAACGGACACGGCAACGGCAACGGCCACGGAAAGGGCGGCGGCTGA